The Malus domestica chromosome 10, GDT2T_hap1 nucleotide sequence CAGGATTCACTCTCATAAACACACTGAGACTTCCCTATACTAATCTGAAATAACTAAACCGTGTGAATCACACTCATACTCTAACATTGAATGCCTTCCAACCTTGGCCATTAAGTTTCTCCAACTATTTTAATTAACAAAACAATTTGGTTTCTGTTATAAAATGAGGAGAGCACACCCCCACACAACGCAAGCCACACGGCAAGGAAGAAAGAAAtgggaaggaagagagaaaacgaGAGGAAGAAGAATAGGGAGAAAATAATGTGAGTTATCCCCGTACTTCTATTATTTCTgattataaataaaagcactATTGCTGTCTGGAGaatgtactccagtcacactgattGTAGAGGAATCTCGTAAatattgtgtcttgtttcatttattccactgcacacacacCGCCGATTTCACAACATATTCTTATTTATTTGAAGGCCAATATATAGTGCACAAAAGCTAAAGATAAAGAAGAGAAATTAATTCTAATGGAAACAAATGCTACTAGCTAATAGGAAACAAATCCTACTATAATAGGAAACAAATCCTACTAATAGAAGACAAATCCTACTGATAGGAAACAAATCCgattaatagaaaataaatcCTAAACAAATCCTTAttacaataaaattaaattctAACATGAAATAAATCCTAAGAAATAAATCTTAACAGGAAGAAAATCAAACATATCAAAGGTAATTACAATAGGGTGCTTTAACTCAGTGATGGAAATCAACCATATTTATGCATTTTGGTGCCGTTTCGATTCCAACCAATTTTCCTCTCCCATAATTACTAACTGTTTAACCCACTAATACTACTTCTCCATAAGTTGATGAATAGATGTCCACGATGCGCAATGACTGGAATCCTAAATGGACCCAATGACTGGAGTCCTAATGGAGTATGTGGTCCGCCACCCCATAAGGCCCGTCCGGAATGCACACGCGTAGGTTCTCCACATTATGTTCAACCATTATCCACTTGGGTCCCATTGGGTCCCAATCTGATCTCAACTATTATCCGATTGGGAATTGTAGCATTCAGACCCATGTTGCGCATGGTCTGACTGCTATGAGCCATGCTTCACCATAGCATCCCTCCCTCATCACGTCATACCTCTAACCCCAATTGCTCTGACATTTTAGACAGTTGGCAGAAGGGTCCGGAGATAGGTTATGGATGCCTACAAATAGGCACCTCGATTCCTTACTCATAGCATTGTGCTTATCTTGTCTCCCAACTACAAACTTGATCGTCGAAGTATCTACGCAGGAACCACTCTAACTGGCAAAGCTATAGAGGCGCAAGGAGGTGCGGCTGCATCTCCTAGCATTGGAAACCACTCGTCCCCCATTATACAAACTTAATCGTGAGTTGCCAAGTTGGAGACAGACTCTAGACAAAAAAAGGCCGAACATAGTGCCATTGGCCCGACTTCCAAGCAGCAGCCAGCAATGCAGCAAGCCACTGCCCCTCAGCAACGCACCGTCACCCTCTCCACGAGCCTTTGCCCTCCACGCCGTCGTGAATTGTTGATTAGTGATTATTAATTTGTTGATTATAGATTGATTGAATTGTTGATTATTGAATAATTTCTAGGATGATTGAATAttgattaatttaattgttGTTTAATTAGTTATTAGTCATATAGTAGACTCTAGGACTAATAGTCTAAGaccttatttttttgttatacaGTTACGTAATGGAACGATTCTAAGAAACAATGCTTAAATTCTCATTCGAATATTCCACGTAGTCATCCTTCTCATATTTTGGGTAGTTCTCCGTCAAATATTCTCTTGATAATGAATGACATTAAGTTTGTTGCCATTTTCTAATGTTGTATATCTACATGGCagttttgacatctcattttgAGATACTCTCACACTGCATTTTAATAGAACTTCAACAAAAATCTTGAgtttgacaaaaagaaaaagaaatcttGTTTTGGGCTAAAATAAGTAACAGTCTTCATCATATGAGTTTAatttttagggtaaaagactgtttactaccctcatgtttcgtggttttcaatatttagtacatcaagtttttttcgtctcagagtcatacctaaagtgtaaattttggaacagtctcatacatccattagtcaaactgttaaatgtgCCGTTAATTGTAACGTGGCgctcatgtggacaatgattgggcgccacgtgtcagccacgttttttttttcttctttcttctttcttcttcttcttcttcttcttcctcctactgcaattttttttttcttcttccttctccttcttccttcctccttcttccttcttcttccttctcccttctcccttctccttctccttcttcttcctccgaatctggggaagtttcttttttttttccttcttcctcctccttcctccttccttcttccttctccttcctccttcttccttcctcttcttcttcttcttccttcgaatctgcccagattcggttttttttttcttcttccttcttcttcctccgaatctgcccagattcagttttttttttcttcttccttcttcttccttcttcttcctccgaatctgcccagattcggttttttttttcttcttccttcttcttctccttcttccttcccccttcctccttcttccttcttccttccccttcttctccttcttccttcctcttcccccgaatctggggaagatgaaggttttttttttttttttttttttttttttgaggaagatgaagaagaaggaagaaggaaaaaggagaagaaggggaaggaagaaggaagaaggagaaaaagaaggaagaatgaggaaggagaaagaagaaaaaaaaaagttgtagtcagaggaagaagaagaagaagaagaagaagaagaaagaagaaaaaaagaagaaatttaaaaaaaaaaaaaaagaagccgaatctgggcagattcggagaaagaagaagaagaagaggaaggaagaaggaaggagaaaaaagaaggagaaaaaaaaaaaacttccccaaatttggaggaagaagaagaaagaagaagaaaaaaaagaaaaaaaaaaaacttccccagattcgaaggaagaaggaggagaaggagaaggaagaagggagaaggaacaaggagaaggaggaagaaaaaaaaagttgcagtcagaggaagaagaagaagaagaagaagaagaagaaagaaggaaaagaaaaaaaaacgtggctgaCACATGGCACCCAATCATTGTTCACATGGGCGCCGTGTCACAATTAACGCCAGATTTAAGAGTTTGAccaacggatgtatgagactgtcccaaaatttacactttaggtatgactctgagacgaaaaaaacttaatgtactaaatgttgaaaaccatgaaacatgagggtaataaacagtcttttatcctaatttttaattgttttaccACAGGACCATCATGCAAGTAACGTATGATCACGGGAATGATTAATCCAATTTGGCCTTATAAAATAAAgtgaaataaattaaaatactatttaacataaaattaaaataaactaataacataaaaaaataaaaaataaaaagaacaagAACCAAACTAGGAGAAATACAAGTGTGTATTATTCCCAGAATAATGTTAAAAAGACCAAGTTTTTAAACTAACTTTTATAGACTAAATGATATGGTTTTAAGTTTTGATaaatgcttatttcttattaatcaaattattaggttcgtaaatttaatttataaattgagtCTTTCTAACATTATTCTTATTGTCATGATTTAACTTGGAGAGTCACAAAGCATAAATTTCTTACAGGATACCAAACATCTAATTATCATGACTGACCTGCACATGACTCAACAAGTTGGGAAAAAGAGGATCGATAAGGTTTGttaaacatatacatatacccCCTCTGCGTTTTTGGCATTTCTGCTTCTCCGAGGATCTAGGTGTGTATTTTCCCTTCgatgtattttattttcaattgctTAATTTGACATTAGGAACAACTAGGCTATGCTACTATTTTGCTTCTACGAGTTACCTAGTCTGTATTTGCTAAAATTTTCGCATAAAACATCGAATTTATAACGAAATCGCACAAATTAGCTTCTGGGTATTACTAAAATGGCGTTATGATGAGGAAGTTAGTATATAATTTGTGATGTGTTTCCtggaatgcatttttttttctcatggcCACCACCTGTATGATGAAAGTCCCATATGGAGTGCATGATAGAAAACCATCATGGAGTCggaacaaaataaataataaataatagagTCAGTGCCATTGATCAATTGAATGCTGTATTCAACTGTTTTAGTTTAATAGAGATGGAATATGGAGTACTTGGAGCTAACGGAAGACATGATGTAAAACTGAGCGcagtggcgttctaggattcatacagccgactCATTTAGTGAGATAAtatttggttgttgttgttgttgttgttgttgtacagaTAGAATAACTTGAAAACAAGTATGAACAATGACgacagttttttattttttattttgtttgtctCCTGTTCATTTTGTGCATTGGATTTATGATGAAAGTATCGAAGCTGGGTTCATCCATATCATGTCCGTATGGAAATGAACTATAGTATATCTGTGATCAGTATTGCAAGATGCATACGTTAGTGTTTGAGTCGTTAGTTGGATTTATTGTGCGTATTTTGAAGAGGTTGTTATGCAGAACATTGTTCTGTTTTTCTAATTCAAAACTTGGAATTTCCCTTTGTATTGGTATTTGGTtgcacatatacaaaataaaatacttttgtattttattgtTAGTTTTGGATCCAATTTGTTCATTATTTTTATGTTATACATACACTTACGTATTAAAAAGCACAAGCGTATATACTAGTATactacaaattaattaaatttatacatAAACATACACCAAATATTAAGAAAAGACAATAAATTGCATGTATAAAAAATTAGAGGATATTCAAAaacttataaaatatatgaacttcaaatttgaaatttccgaatatgccaaaaattttgaatttaaaaattgtGATCTAATCTGATTTGATTCCAAAATTTTGGAACGGAAATTGGAAACATTGTTTTAGATCAAATCGTTCTAAAAACACCTCTCAAActtaagtaaaaaaaattaagtccTGGGTGAATATGATTTAGTAGtacttcatcttcacttgcaaACTTccaaaggaaaaaataaagttCAATGAGTAGTTCAATATCATATTATtatcaagaagaagaaaaaaagtccTGGCTTCCTTACAAACTTCAATTTTGATACTATGACATATATGTTACAATGACGCAGAGGCCATAACATAAAAATTCAATATTTGTAATGAATAGATATTCAAAACAAACACTTGTAAACGGCAGCCGTCAACAATTATTCACAGTGCTAGTCTATCACTGAGCAGTCTATGATTAATCTTCTTTTGTTATAAACCACAAACGAAATGAGTGAATGATTACAAAAGGATCGAATGCATTTTCCTTGTGATATTTACTAACAAACTTTCTTAGCATTCGATATAGCTAGCTAAGTCCGCACAGAGAAGAGAACCATTCCCTATATAATTCATGGGAATGAATTCGCTTGATTTCGATATTATGATGCTCTTGTTGCTACTGAGAGAAAAGAATATATGCTTGGTATGGTTTCCCTTAATGCATCCTTTAGGAATTTAGTCTTTACATTATCTTCAAATATCCTTGTTGGGATGTCAAGGTCAGACAACATTCCACAAgtgcttcgaatatgctcaaggAGAATatctcagcatggttcgaaTACTTAGCAACTAAAGTCTGCTTAGtaaacctccaagatattacggTTCTACCAACGCTAAAGACATAAcgctttttcttttgattttttttctgcttttccacacacaaatgaagaatgacatgacaGTAGGAAGCAAAAACTCGTCTATAATATAGAAACTTGTCACACGTACTTATTAGTAAATCAGACATAAACACAAAGAAGAAACTATCGTCTCAAAATAAATAGCAACACAGCACAATGTTCAAGTCAATTTGCCTTGCGTTTAAGCACAACAAGATAGACCATTGCCTTCCCTGCCACTACAACGGATTGTTGCTCTGCAAGTCTTTTACCATACAAGTCAAAGAGCTCGTCCAAGATTTCGTCTCCAAAATGCTGCTTGATGAGTCCCTCCATTGTAGCTCTCACTTGAGATGCAAGTAGTTGAGGAATATTATAGACAAAGTCATGCGCGGCAAAATGATGCAAATTTTCCCATCTCTCCACGCTAAAGCGTCCATTTCGTTCCATAGCAGCTTCTAGTTCTTTGGATGACATGAAATAATTAGGTATATTAAATGAATCTACTTTCTCTTCATCAACAATTCCCTGCATGCATAaattcaggaaaaaaaaaaaaccataaatatCTAATGATAACACAATAGGTAAGCCATAACTTATGAGTATCGAACTCAACCTAAATATCATACGTAATCACCCACACATGATCTGAACCTGAGACTTTAACTCCCTAGTAGTTAGACTACCAGTGGataagaataccactagacatTGAACAATCTTGTAATAAAGTAACATTGTACCAGAGCATGATAATCAATTAAAGTCTTCTTTTAGttctaaatttttaatttacaaaggTTAGATTTCGTTTTTGGAGAAACAAAGATTTCATTATTTAGATGACTACACATACGGAAGATGATGAACTATAAATAGTAGTTTAATACAACACTAAGATCAGTTTACAATTAATCTCTTACCTTCCTAGCCATCTCCATGAGGCATGATCCCAAAATTTGAAAGAGCATATTCGGCAGAGATTGAGAATGAGGGGTATCGTCCTGGCGACCTGGAATGATAAGTACCATGAGTCCTTCATTCACAATCTCTTGTGCCCTCGCATTCAGGAAGCACTCCATGTCCTCAACATTTTGGGCTTCATAAGCCCTTAATACTTCATCAGTGGCCTCTGAGTAAAAGATTCGACCTTTATTCCACGCAGGACTGTTTTTATTCACTACCTCTTTTGGGACCCGAGAAATCCATGGAATGGAAAAGGAAGAGTGAAAAAGGTGGATGGAACTATTAGGAAATAGCCGATCATGGAAGGAACCTGGCACACCAGCGGCATAGTATTGCCGGTTGTGTGGGAGGGAGTTGAAGAGCAAGTTAAAATCATTAGAGGCATGATCATTAAAGAAAACCTGAAATTCGGGTATTTGGGAATTCAACCCTAGGGATTTGCATTTCAACTGCAGAGCTTCAATTATGTTTTCCACTGAAAAAAATGTATTGGGGCCAACAGAGCAACCCAAATCTGCAATTCTAAAGGTCTTGGAAGATATCAAGGTTTCCAGTTCAAGCTCTGCAATTGCCTTGTTTACAAATTGTTTGGAAGCATCCGCACCTCCTCTCTGCACAAGGATTAACGTTAGTGTTACAATTATTTGAATCTGAAGGGAATCCAAAAACCTTTTTCTTTATGGTGTGGTTTCAAGGAGATATGTTTGTATAAAATAATATTGGTTTGAATGATTGCTTATACGTAAAGAGCCAAGCAATGTTCAGTTTATTATGCATTACTAAATAATTTTCACAGATTACATATATGATTATAACAGTGAATAGCTAATTACAACCAACCAATTAAAGTGTTTCTTAATTACTCAATTCGTTTTGGCAATGTACATATTTTATGCATACAAGGAGATCAAAGAataaaggctttttagctaaaatggtcaCTAAAATTATCATAGCTCCTCACGTTGGTCCctagatttgaaatcaatagaaatgatcCCTAAGTTTGTCCcctatcaatcattttgatcatttccTAAAAAACTTTGTTAAATAAGaaccaaaatgataaaaataccaAAAGGATTAATGGTGGACAAATTCAGgaaccacttctatcgatttcacATCTCATCGATCAAAACAAGGAGTTATGCCAATCTCAAGACCATTTTGTCTAAAAAGCCAAGAATGAATTATTTCCGATTTTAGTCTGCAGACCactttatatgatatatatatatatgtgtgtgtgtgtgtgtgtgtgtgtgtgtgtgtgtgtacacacaCATTTACCATTTATGTTTGAAGTTAAGATAAATAAGCACGTTTGCCATGGATTGACTAAGGTTTGGCTACTTTGATATATACATGCCTATAAGACTAAGCCTTTAACAATTGCATTTTACCTTTCTTTGGTCTAATTAACAAGTAAAAGGGAAAGTTTTTCGATGTACTCCAAACACGCCACAAGACGTTATTGTTTTTCTCAAATTAAAATGtatgtattttttattaataaatataCCTTAGAAATTAAGATATATCAATCATGTCATCCACTCTTTTTTATTAATGAATATACCTTAAAAATTAGACATATCAATCATGTCATTCACTCTTATTATAAGACGAAGAATAATAGTACACTATACACCACGTACGCTACTTGTTTTTCCGGTTTCCATAATGAGGCGGTAAAAACAAGGCAAGCAGCTACCACCCGACAACCCCaaaatagaaaggaaaaaaaaaggtaagcACTAGAAGAACAATGTTCAGAGCTTCAGAGAAAGGATCATCAAACCAGAGCACCCACTAGAAGGAAACCCTAGCGGAGGACTGATGAGaaaaacttatatatatatatatattatttctatGTAAGGTATGTCAATATGTGTAGTTTCAAACTGCAGATGAAGTAACTATTTCTGTCCCCTAAAATTAgaagattaattaattttgacaaAGTCTAGCCAAATGCAGTTAAAAGAGATTCATAGGGAATTGAAGAAACCTGGTAAACGGAGTTGTTAGCATAGCCGGTTGGTCCATATCCACCTTTCATTGGATAAGCTTCAGAGACTTTGCTGCTTTCCTCTGTTGctgccatctctctctctctctctctctctctctctctctctctctgaatctTGTCAAGTTGTATATGTGCGTTTAGTGAAATGAAAATCAGTTTCTTGTTTTTGATTATGTGCCTGGTATTTTATTTGCATCCCCAACCCAAGTGGCAACTGCATGCGTACAATGTGTCGTCGAGAGCTCTGCATGCACAGTAGTATGTGTCATATGATAAACACAAAAAAGCAAAACGTAATTACATGGTAGTGGACAACTCACCTATTCAAGACGAGTAATAGACCTTGTATGTAGGGGGCTGCTAAAATTATGTGCCTGTAGGAATTTtttatgtatatacttatttatttGGAGGCCAATATATAGTGCACGAAGGTTATAGATAAAGAAGAGAAATTAATTCTAATGGAAACAAATGCTACTAGCTAATAGGAAACAAATCCTACTATAATAGGAAACAAATCCTACTAATAGAACACAAATCCTACTAATAGGAAACAAATCCTACTGATTGGAAACAAATCCgattaatagaaaataaatcctaattacaataaaattaaattctAACATGAAATAAATCCCAAGAAATAAATCTAACAGGAAGAATATCAAACATATCAAAGGTAATTACAATAGGGTATGCATTTGGTGCGGTTTCGACTCCAACCAATTTTCCTCTTCCATAATTACTAATTGTTTAACTTACTAATACTACTTCTCCATAAGTTGATGAATAGATGTCCGCGATGCCCAATGATTGGCATCCTAAACGGACTCAATGACTGGAGTCCTAATTGAGTATGTGGTCCGTCACCCCATAGGGTCCGTCCGGAATGCACACGCGCTGGTTCTCCACATTATGTTCAACCATTCTCCACTTACGTCCCATTGGGTCCCAATCTGATCTCAACTGTCGATCCCAACTGTTATCGTATTGGGAATTGTAGCATTCAGACCTATGTTGTGCAGGGTCTTACTGCTATGAGCCATACTTCACTATAGCATCCCTCCCTCACCACGTCATACCTCTAACCCCAATTGCTCTGACATTTTAGACAGTTGGCGGACCTACAAATGGGCAACTCGATTCCTTACTCATAACATTGTACTTATCTTCTCTCCCAACTACTAACTTGAGTTGA carries:
- the LOC108174237 gene encoding loganic acid O-methyltransferase-like, which gives rise to MAATEESSKVSEAYPMKGGYGPTGYANNSVYQRGGADASKQFVNKAIAELELETLISSKTFRIADLGCSVGPNTFFSVENIIEALQLKCKSLGLNSQIPEFQVFFNDHASNDFNLLFNSLPHNRQYYAAGVPGSFHDRLFPNSSIHLFHSSFSIPWISRVPKEVVNKNSPAWNKGRIFYSEATDEVLRAYEAQNVEDMECFLNARAQEIVNEGLMVLIIPGRQDDTPHSQSLPNMLFQILGSCLMEMARKGIVDEEKVDSFNIPNYFMSSKELEAAMERNGRFSVERWENLHHFAAHDFVYNIPQLLASQVRATMEGLIKQHFGDEILDELFDLYGKRLAEQQSVVVAGKAMVYLVVLKRKAN